Proteins encoded within one genomic window of Variovorax sp. OAS795:
- the lspA gene encoding signal peptidase II — protein MAGARTMSASRSRSGSIWPWLGLAAIILIIDQFTKTLILGYYKLGDATYVTSFFNVVRAHNTGAAFSFLADHSGWQRWFFTAIGVAAAIFIVWMLKSHAGQKLFSFSMACILGGAIGNVIDRMMHGYVVDFLSFHAGNWYFPAFNAADSAITLGAICLILDEIRRVRRGK, from the coding sequence ATGGCGGGCGCACGCACCATGTCGGCCTCGCGTTCGCGCAGCGGGAGCATCTGGCCCTGGCTCGGGCTGGCCGCGATCATCCTGATCATCGACCAGTTCACCAAGACGCTGATCCTGGGCTACTACAAGCTCGGCGACGCCACCTACGTGACGAGCTTCTTCAACGTGGTCCGCGCGCACAACACGGGCGCGGCGTTCTCGTTCCTGGCCGACCATTCGGGATGGCAGCGCTGGTTCTTCACGGCCATCGGCGTGGCGGCCGCGATCTTCATCGTCTGGATGCTGAAGTCGCACGCGGGGCAGAAGCTGTTCTCGTTCTCGATGGCCTGCATCCTGGGCGGTGCCATCGGCAACGTCATCGACCGGATGATGCACGGCTACGTGGTCGACTTCCTGAGCTTCCATGCCGGCAACTGGTATTTCCCGGCGTTCAATGCGGCCGACAGCGCGATCACGCTGGGCGCGATCTGCCTGATCCTCGACGAGATCCGGCGGGTCCGCCGGGGAAAATAG
- a CDS encoding Na/Pi cotransporter family protein, translating to MKHLLNLLAAVALLVWGTHLVRTGVLRVFGANLRKILVQSMRNRFTAALSGIGVTALVQSSTATSLMTSSFVGQGLVTLPAALAVMRGADVGTALISVLFSADLSWLSPMFIFVGVVLFISRSASVAGRVGRVLIGLGLMLLALQLVVEATEPLFSAPAVRALLASLNSDVLLEITIGAALAIVAYSSLAVVLLVAAMASSNVVPLDVALGLVLGANLGSGLLAVLTTAKSAVSVRQVTVGNLLFKALGVAIVTPFVGLWLRYVQPHVPNATHGVVLFHLAFNVVISLGFIGLTQWVAALVTRMLPVPQQPATSMRPHHLDPSALSTPSLAISNAAREALHQADIVETMLIGTLDVIRHNDLRLSQELRQLDDTVDELYSAIKYYMTRISREALGEEESRRWTDIISFTINMEQIGDIIERVIIDIEDKKIKPQRNFSEAGMAEIVELHGRLVANLRLSMSVFLNGNVRDAQKLLQEKARFRDLERAYATTHLDRLSDRTTLSIETSSLHIDLISDLKRINSHICSIAYPILESAGALAPSRLRESRLGKIEG from the coding sequence ATGAAGCATCTCCTGAACCTGCTGGCCGCCGTTGCATTGCTGGTGTGGGGCACGCACCTCGTGCGCACGGGCGTGCTGCGCGTGTTCGGCGCCAACCTGCGCAAGATCCTGGTGCAGAGCATGCGCAACCGCTTCACGGCCGCCCTGTCGGGCATCGGCGTCACGGCGCTGGTGCAATCGAGCACCGCCACCTCGCTGATGACTTCCTCCTTCGTGGGGCAGGGGCTGGTCACGCTGCCGGCGGCGCTGGCGGTGATGCGGGGGGCCGACGTGGGCACGGCGCTGATCTCGGTGCTGTTCTCCGCCGACCTGTCGTGGCTTTCGCCCATGTTCATCTTCGTCGGCGTGGTGCTGTTCATCTCGCGCTCGGCCAGCGTGGCCGGGCGGGTGGGCCGGGTGCTCATCGGCCTGGGCCTGATGCTGCTGGCGCTGCAGCTGGTGGTGGAGGCCACGGAACCGCTGTTCTCCGCGCCGGCCGTGCGCGCGCTGCTGGCCTCGCTCAACAGCGACGTGCTGCTCGAGATCACCATCGGCGCGGCCCTCGCCATCGTGGCGTACTCGAGCCTGGCCGTCGTGCTGCTGGTGGCGGCCATGGCCAGCTCCAATGTGGTGCCGCTGGACGTCGCGCTCGGACTGGTGCTGGGCGCCAACCTCGGCAGCGGCCTGCTCGCGGTGCTCACCACGGCCAAGTCGGCCGTGTCGGTGCGGCAGGTCACGGTGGGCAACCTGCTGTTCAAGGCGCTGGGCGTGGCCATCGTCACGCCCTTCGTCGGGCTCTGGCTGCGCTACGTGCAGCCGCACGTGCCGAATGCGACGCACGGCGTGGTGCTGTTCCACCTGGCGTTCAACGTGGTCATCAGCCTGGGCTTCATCGGCCTCACGCAATGGGTCGCGGCCCTGGTCACCCGGATGCTGCCGGTGCCGCAGCAGCCCGCCACGTCCATGCGGCCGCACCATCTCGATCCCTCCGCGCTCTCAACGCCTTCGCTCGCCATTTCGAATGCGGCGCGCGAGGCCCTGCACCAGGCGGACATCGTGGAGACGATGCTCATCGGCACGCTCGACGTGATCCGCCACAACGATCTGCGCCTGTCGCAGGAGCTGCGGCAGCTCGACGACACGGTGGACGAGCTCTATTCGGCCATCAAGTACTACATGACGCGCATCTCGCGCGAAGCACTCGGGGAGGAAGAAAGCCGGCGCTGGACCGACATCATCAGCTTCACAATCAACATGGAGCAGATCGGCGACATCATCGAGCGCGTGATCATCGACATCGAAGACAAGAAGATCAAGCCGCAGCGCAATTTCTCGGAAGCTGGCATGGCCGAGATCGTCGAGCTGCATGGCCGGCTGGTGGCCAACCTGCGGCTCAGCATGAGCGTCTTCCTCAACGGTAATGTGCGCGACGCGCAGAAGCTGCTGCAGGAGAAGGCCCGCTTCCGCGATCTCGAGCGGGCCTATGCCACCACCCACCTCGACCGGCTCTCCGACCGCACGACGCTGAGCATCGAGACCAGTTCGCTGCACATCGACCTGATCAGCGACCTGAAGCGCATCAACTCGCACATCTGCTCCATCGCCTACCCGATCCTGGAGTCCGCAGGGGCGCTGGCGCCGAGCCGGCTGCGCGAATCGCGCCTGGGCAAGATCGAAGGCTGA
- a CDS encoding response regulator transcription factor, translating to MDTVRTFIVEDNPTIRDALAGTLREVARVDPVGQADSEREGIRWLTGNLSQWDLAVVDLFLRDGTGFSVLEACRNREPTQKMVVLSNHLTPETRRKCMQLGADAVFDKATEIDDLIDFCLRRRQEQFMASMPAAL from the coding sequence ATGGACACTGTCAGAACCTTCATCGTCGAGGACAACCCGACCATCCGCGACGCCCTTGCCGGCACCTTGCGCGAAGTCGCCCGGGTCGACCCCGTGGGGCAGGCGGACTCCGAGCGCGAAGGCATTCGCTGGCTGACCGGCAACCTGTCGCAGTGGGACCTTGCCGTGGTCGACCTGTTCCTGCGGGACGGCACCGGCTTCAGCGTGCTCGAAGCCTGCCGCAACCGCGAGCCCACGCAGAAGATGGTGGTGCTCAGCAACCACCTGACGCCCGAGACGCGCCGCAAATGCATGCAGCTGGGCGCCGATGCGGTGTTCGACAAGGCCACCGAGATCGACGACCTGATCGACTTCTGCCTGCGCCGCCGGCAGGAGCAGTTCATGGCCTCGATGCCCGCAGCCCTCTGA
- a CDS encoding quinone oxidoreductase, giving the protein MSKAVRIDRHGGPEELKIVDVEVGEPGPGEIRIRHKAVGLNFIDTYQRSGLYPFQMPLQLGMEASGVVEAVGEGVAHLKAGDRAAYASQPPGAYSELRVMPAKTVCKLPDAISFETGAAMMLKGLTTQYLLKKTLPAEGLQPGDFILFHAAAGGVGLIACQWAKALGLQLIGTAGSDAKCKLALQYGAAHAINYSTENFTARVKEITGGKGVKAVYDSVGKDTWEGSIECLRPFGLLAVFGNGSGPVPPISLGTLASKGSLYVTRPTLFTHIATRESTQAMADDLFAVVQSGAVKIPIDQRYALADVQQAHRDLEARKTTGCTILTL; this is encoded by the coding sequence ATGAGCAAAGCCGTCCGAATCGACCGCCACGGCGGTCCCGAAGAACTCAAGATCGTCGACGTGGAAGTCGGCGAGCCCGGGCCGGGCGAGATCCGCATCCGCCACAAGGCCGTGGGCCTGAACTTCATCGACACCTACCAGCGCAGCGGGCTCTATCCGTTCCAGATGCCGCTTCAATTGGGCATGGAAGCCTCGGGCGTGGTCGAGGCCGTGGGCGAGGGCGTGGCGCATCTCAAGGCCGGCGACCGCGCAGCCTATGCGAGCCAGCCGCCCGGCGCCTACAGCGAGTTGCGCGTGATGCCCGCCAAGACCGTGTGCAAGCTGCCCGACGCGATCTCCTTCGAGACCGGCGCGGCCATGATGCTCAAGGGCTTGACCACCCAGTACCTGCTGAAGAAGACGCTGCCGGCGGAAGGCCTGCAGCCAGGCGACTTCATCCTGTTCCACGCGGCGGCAGGCGGTGTCGGATTGATCGCCTGCCAATGGGCCAAGGCATTGGGCCTGCAGCTGATCGGCACCGCGGGCAGCGACGCCAAGTGCAAGCTCGCGCTCCAATATGGCGCCGCGCACGCCATCAACTACAGCACCGAGAACTTCACGGCCCGCGTGAAGGAGATCACCGGCGGCAAGGGCGTGAAGGCGGTGTACGACTCGGTGGGCAAGGACACCTGGGAAGGCTCGATCGAGTGCCTGCGCCCGTTCGGCCTGCTGGCGGTGTTCGGCAACGGCTCGGGCCCGGTGCCGCCGATCAGCCTGGGCACGCTGGCATCCAAGGGCTCGCTCTATGTGACGCGGCCCACGCTGTTCACGCACATCGCCACGCGCGAAAGCACCCAGGCCATGGCCGACGACCTGTTTGCCGTGGTGCAGAGCGGTGCCGTGAAAATACCGATCGACCAGCGCTATGCACTGGCCGACGTGCAACAGGCGCACCGGGACCTGGAAGCGCGCAAGACCACCGGCTGCACCATCCTCACGCTCTGA
- a CDS encoding DMT family transporter, which yields MQTPPQRLTLSTVFLLTVPPLLWAGNAVVGRLVRELVSPLTLNFVRWVIAFALLLPLAWAVLRPASPMWAHWKRYALLGLLGIGSYNAFQYLALQTSTPINVTLVGSSVPLWMLATGAIFFGARIGAREIAGSLLSMLGVLLVLCRGEWRQLLGLQLVPGDLYMILGTIAWAFYSWTLARTREPQAVRQDWAAFLMAQMVFGLAWSGVFAAGEWTLTDAYLVPGWPLFAALAFIGIGPAVLAYRCWGSGVQRAGPQAASFFMNLTPLFAALLSAAFLREPPHWYHGAAFALIVGGIVVSSRR from the coding sequence ATGCAGACACCGCCGCAGCGCCTCACGCTTTCCACCGTCTTCCTTCTCACCGTGCCGCCGCTGCTCTGGGCCGGCAACGCGGTGGTCGGCCGCCTGGTGCGCGAGCTGGTGTCGCCGCTCACGCTCAACTTCGTGCGCTGGGTCATCGCCTTCGCGCTGCTGCTGCCGCTCGCGTGGGCGGTGCTGCGCCCGGCGAGCCCCATGTGGGCGCACTGGAAACGCTACGCCTTGCTGGGGCTGCTCGGCATTGGCTCCTACAACGCGTTCCAGTACCTGGCGCTGCAGACCTCCACGCCCATCAATGTCACGCTGGTGGGCTCCAGCGTGCCGCTGTGGATGCTCGCGACCGGCGCCATCTTCTTCGGCGCCCGCATCGGCGCGCGCGAGATCGCCGGCTCGCTGCTCTCGATGCTGGGCGTGCTGCTGGTGCTGTGCCGCGGGGAATGGCGCCAACTGCTCGGGTTGCAGCTGGTGCCGGGCGACCTGTACATGATCCTGGGCACCATCGCGTGGGCCTTCTACAGCTGGACACTGGCGCGCACGCGGGAGCCCCAGGCCGTGCGGCAGGACTGGGCCGCTTTCCTGATGGCGCAGATGGTCTTCGGCCTTGCGTGGTCGGGCGTGTTCGCGGCCGGGGAATGGACGCTGACCGATGCCTATCTGGTGCCCGGTTGGCCGCTCTTCGCGGCGCTGGCCTTCATCGGCATCGGACCCGCGGTGCTGGCCTACCGGTGCTGGGGCAGCGGCGTCCAGCGTGCGGGACCGCAGGCCGCGAGCTTCTTCATGAACCTCACGCCGCTGTTCGCCGCGCTGCTGTCCGCGGCCTTTTTGCGCGAGCCGCCGCACTGGTACCACGGCGCGGCCTTCGCGCTGATCGTGGGCGGCATCGTGGTGTCGTCGCGGCGCTGA
- a CDS encoding SDR family oxidoreductase — MDLGIAGKTALVCGASKGLGYGCAEALVREGVNVVIVARGAEALDAAAARLAAAAAGSPAPFVKHVAADITTEAGRAAVFALGHDFDIVVTNAGGPPPGDFRNWDREAWIKAVDANMLTPIELIKATVDGMARRGFGRIVNITSSSVKSPIDILGLSNGARSGLTGFVAGVARTPIAAQGVTINNLLPGSFDTDRLKGTMAGAAQKTGQDFDTVWEARKKNIPARRFGTPAEFGAICAFLCSMQAGYMTGQNVLADGGAYPGTY; from the coding sequence ATGGATCTGGGCATCGCAGGCAAGACCGCGCTGGTGTGCGGCGCGAGCAAGGGACTCGGCTACGGCTGCGCCGAGGCGCTGGTGCGCGAAGGCGTGAACGTGGTGATCGTGGCGCGCGGCGCCGAGGCGCTCGACGCAGCGGCTGCCCGGCTGGCGGCGGCGGCAGCCGGTTCGCCGGCGCCTTTCGTCAAGCACGTGGCGGCCGACATCACCACCGAGGCCGGCCGCGCCGCGGTGTTCGCGCTGGGCCATGACTTCGACATCGTCGTGACCAATGCCGGCGGGCCGCCGCCCGGCGATTTCCGCAACTGGGACCGGGAGGCCTGGATCAAGGCCGTCGACGCCAACATGCTGACGCCCATCGAGCTCATCAAGGCCACGGTGGACGGCATGGCCAGGCGGGGTTTCGGGCGCATCGTCAACATCACCTCGAGCTCGGTCAAATCGCCGATCGACATCCTCGGGCTTTCCAACGGCGCGCGCAGCGGCCTCACCGGCTTCGTGGCCGGCGTGGCGCGCACGCCCATCGCGGCGCAGGGCGTGACCATCAACAACCTGCTGCCCGGATCGTTCGACACCGACCGCCTCAAGGGCACGATGGCCGGCGCGGCCCAGAAGACAGGCCAGGATTTCGACACCGTGTGGGAAGCCCGGAAGAAGAACATTCCCGCCCGGCGCTTCGGCACGCCGGCCGAGTTCGGCGCCATCTGCGCCTTCCTGTGCAGCATGCAGGCCGGCTACATGACCGGGCAAAACGTGCTCGCCGACGGCGGCGCCTACCCGGGCACTTACTGA
- a CDS encoding DMT family transporter gives MTKSAVQTGIPFSAGGAKKSIGAGLVLASLGAIAFSGKAIIVKLAYRYGVDAITLIMLRMLFALPLFAVMAWWAGRGKPALTLRDWLGVIGLGFSGYYLASFLDFAGLAYISASFERLILYLNPTLVLLFGWLMYRRRATRPQVLGMIVSYAGVLLVFGHELWIGGGGKGGGAAAWGAFLVFLSAVSYAGYLVYSGEFVKRLGSLRLVGLATTVACVLCILQFVLARPMSAALQVAPEVIWLSVLNATLCTAVPVLMVMMAIERIGPAMAAQTGMIGPLSTILMGVVILGEPFTAWIAAGTVLVIAGIFVFTRTGR, from the coding sequence ATGACCAAGTCCGCCGTACAGACCGGCATTCCCTTTTCCGCAGGCGGCGCAAAAAAGAGCATCGGGGCCGGCCTCGTGCTGGCTTCGCTGGGTGCGATCGCATTCAGCGGCAAGGCGATCATCGTCAAGCTGGCCTACCGCTATGGCGTGGACGCGATCACGCTCATCATGCTGCGCATGCTGTTCGCGCTGCCGCTGTTCGCGGTCATGGCATGGTGGGCCGGGCGCGGCAAGCCCGCGCTCACCTTGCGCGACTGGCTCGGCGTGATCGGGCTCGGCTTCTCGGGCTACTACCTTGCGAGCTTTCTCGACTTTGCGGGGCTCGCCTACATCTCGGCCAGCTTCGAGCGGCTGATCCTCTATCTCAACCCCACGCTGGTGCTGCTGTTCGGCTGGCTCATGTACCGGCGGCGCGCCACGCGGCCGCAGGTGCTGGGCATGATCGTGAGCTATGCCGGCGTGCTGCTGGTGTTCGGGCACGAGCTGTGGATCGGCGGCGGCGGCAAGGGCGGCGGCGCGGCGGCCTGGGGTGCGTTCCTGGTGTTCCTGAGCGCGGTGAGCTACGCGGGCTACCTCGTCTACAGCGGCGAGTTCGTCAAGCGCCTCGGGTCGCTCAGGCTCGTGGGGCTGGCCACCACCGTCGCCTGCGTGCTGTGCATCCTGCAGTTCGTGCTGGCGCGGCCGATGAGCGCGGCGCTGCAGGTGGCGCCCGAAGTCATCTGGCTGTCGGTGCTCAATGCCACGCTGTGCACGGCGGTGCCTGTCCTGATGGTCATGATGGCCATCGAGCGCATCGGCCCCGCCATGGCGGCGCAAACCGGCATGATCGGGCCGCTGTCGACCATTCTCATGGGCGTGGTCATTCTCGGCGAGCCGTTCACCGCGTGGATTGCGGCCGGCACGGTGCTCGTGATTGCGGGCATCTTCGTTTTCACACGCACGGGGCGCTAG
- a CDS encoding gamma-glutamyltransferase family protein: MNFDFSNPYLSTRIPIFARNVVSTSHPLASQAGLRMLQQGGNAVDAAIATAAVMTLVEPVSNGLGSDAFCILWDGKELHGLNASGPAPRAWTPEYFKAKYGADATTPPMRGIDSVTVPGAVRAWGALSDRFGKLPFADLLAPAIDIAERGYLVPPVVQQKWAAATPVLESVAGFAQAFMPWGRAPEVGELFRFTAAARALKAIARTKGEAYYNGEIAEALARFSKEQGGALTVADLSAYQPEWVKPISRDYRGHTLHEIPPNGQGIAALIALGILEKFDIASLPVDSVASQHLQIEAMKLAFADVYRYVSEPSSMTVTPAQMLDDAYLASRARLIDVKKAQDFKAGNPVKGGTIYLTAADESGMMVSFIQSNYMGFGSGCVEPEFGISLQNRGHGFSLQAESPNVVAPGKRPFHTIIPAFLTKDGQPVMSFGVMGGNMQPQGHMQTLVRMLDYKQNPQAACDAPRWRFNAGLEINVEAAMNPNTVQGLRALGHQLDVIDDSYQDFGAGQFIWRAGDPSVEGYLAASDPRRDGVAAGF; the protein is encoded by the coding sequence ATGAACTTCGATTTCAGCAACCCCTACCTTTCCACCCGCATCCCGATCTTTGCGCGCAACGTGGTGTCGACCTCGCACCCGCTCGCCTCGCAGGCGGGCTTGCGCATGCTGCAGCAGGGCGGCAATGCCGTCGACGCGGCCATTGCCACCGCTGCCGTCATGACGCTGGTCGAGCCGGTCAGCAACGGCCTGGGCAGCGATGCGTTCTGCATCCTCTGGGACGGCAAGGAGCTGCACGGCCTCAACGCCTCCGGTCCCGCGCCCAGGGCGTGGACGCCCGAGTACTTCAAGGCCAAGTACGGCGCCGATGCGACCACGCCGCCGATGCGAGGCATCGACTCCGTCACCGTGCCCGGCGCGGTGCGCGCCTGGGGGGCGCTCTCCGATCGGTTCGGCAAGCTGCCTTTCGCCGACCTGCTGGCGCCGGCCATCGACATCGCCGAGCGCGGCTACCTGGTGCCGCCCGTGGTGCAGCAAAAATGGGCGGCCGCCACGCCGGTGCTCGAATCCGTGGCGGGCTTCGCGCAGGCCTTCATGCCCTGGGGCCGCGCGCCGGAGGTGGGCGAACTGTTCCGCTTCACGGCCGCGGCACGCGCGCTCAAGGCCATTGCCCGCACCAAGGGCGAGGCCTACTACAACGGCGAGATCGCCGAAGCGCTGGCCAGGTTCTCGAAGGAGCAGGGCGGCGCCCTCACCGTGGCCGACCTCTCGGCCTACCAGCCCGAATGGGTCAAGCCCATCTCGCGCGATTACCGCGGCCACACGCTGCACGAGATCCCGCCCAACGGACAGGGCATCGCGGCGCTGATCGCGCTCGGCATCCTCGAGAAGTTCGACATTGCTTCGCTGCCGGTCGACTCGGTCGCTTCGCAGCACCTGCAGATCGAGGCCATGAAGCTCGCCTTTGCCGACGTGTACCGCTACGTCTCGGAGCCATCGTCGATGACGGTGACCCCCGCGCAAATGCTCGATGACGCCTACCTCGCATCGCGTGCGAGACTCATCGACGTGAAAAAGGCACAGGACTTCAAGGCCGGCAACCCCGTGAAGGGCGGCACCATCTACCTCACGGCCGCCGACGAGAGCGGCATGATGGTGAGCTTCATCCAGAGCAACTACATGGGCTTCGGCTCAGGCTGCGTGGAACCCGAGTTCGGCATCAGCCTGCAGAACCGCGGACACGGGTTCAGCCTCCAGGCCGAGAGCCCGAACGTCGTGGCGCCGGGCAAGCGTCCGTTCCACACCATCATCCCGGCCTTCCTCACCAAGGACGGCCAACCGGTGATGAGCTTCGGCGTGATGGGCGGCAACATGCAGCCGCAGGGCCACATGCAGACGCTGGTGCGCATGCTCGACTACAAGCAGAACCCGCAGGCCGCCTGCGATGCGCCGCGCTGGCGCTTCAACGCGGGGCTCGAGATCAACGTCGAGGCCGCGATGAACCCGAACACGGTGCAGGGGCTGCGCGCGCTGGGCCACCAGCTCGACGTGATCGACGACTCCTACCAGGACTTCGGCGCCGGCCAGTTCATCTGGCGCGCGGGCGATCCGTCGGTGGAAGGCTACCTCGCGGCCAGCGATCCGCGCCGCGATGGCGTGGCCGCGGGCTTCTGA
- a CDS encoding tripartite tricarboxylate transporter substrate binding protein, giving the protein MKRIRFLQGVAVALCMAASTASLAQGYPNKPVRLIVPFPAAGATDLFARTLGQKMSEKLGTTLVIDNKPGAGGAIGSDLAAKAPPDGYTLLLATTSTHSIGPAITSKLPYDTVRDFSPIAHVGDAPSIMLVPVDSPARTVREWIAYAQKNPGRLNYASSGNGTIVQLTAELFKAQAGVFVTHIPYKGTALAIPDLISGKVDVLFDSLPTGMPHVRDGRLRALGVTSLKRSPLAPELPPIADTLPGYESNTWFGFYGPKGLPADIVARVNKAANEALADPEVKEKLSRLGIEPAAPGTPEQFAKMVAADAAKWKKIVVERKITND; this is encoded by the coding sequence ATGAAACGAATCCGGTTCCTTCAGGGCGTTGCCGTTGCGCTTTGCATGGCTGCATCGACGGCCAGCCTGGCCCAGGGCTACCCCAACAAGCCTGTGCGGCTCATCGTGCCGTTCCCGGCGGCGGGCGCGACCGACCTCTTTGCCCGCACACTGGGGCAGAAGATGAGCGAGAAGCTCGGCACCACGCTGGTCATCGACAACAAGCCGGGCGCCGGCGGTGCCATCGGATCCGACCTGGCCGCCAAGGCGCCGCCCGACGGCTACACGCTGCTGCTGGCCACCACCAGCACGCATTCGATCGGCCCGGCCATCACCAGCAAGCTGCCCTACGACACGGTGCGCGATTTCTCGCCCATCGCGCATGTGGGCGATGCGCCCAGCATCATGCTGGTGCCGGTCGACTCGCCCGCCAGGACCGTGCGCGAATGGATCGCCTACGCCCAGAAGAACCCGGGCAGGCTCAACTATGCCTCCAGCGGCAACGGCACCATCGTGCAGCTCACCGCCGAGCTCTTCAAGGCGCAGGCCGGCGTGTTCGTGACGCACATTCCCTACAAGGGCACGGCGTTGGCCATTCCCGACCTGATCAGCGGCAAGGTCGACGTGCTGTTCGACTCGCTGCCCACCGGCATGCCGCACGTGCGCGACGGACGCTTGCGCGCGCTCGGCGTCACCTCGCTGAAGCGCAGCCCGCTCGCACCCGAATTGCCTCCGATCGCGGACACGCTGCCGGGTTACGAATCGAACACCTGGTTCGGCTTCTACGGGCCGAAGGGACTGCCGGCGGACATCGTGGCGCGTGTCAACAAGGCCGCGAACGAAGCGCTGGCCGACCCCGAAGTGAAGGAAAAGCTTTCGCGCCTGGGCATCGAACCTGCGGCCCCGGGCACGCCCGAGCAGTTCGCGAAGATGGTGGCCGCCGACGCCGCCAAATGGAAAAAAATCGTGGTCGAGCGCAAGATCACCAACGACTGA
- a CDS encoding LysR family transcriptional regulator, whose amino-acid sequence MARSPTEDISLQQLRALAAVAESGSFTLAAEALQLTQPAISHLVKRMEEELGQPLVVRGRRIRLTSAGQVMVETAVRALRLIDESVDACRSQSQLREGRVVLAVGHLTAGALLPPMLARFSREHPTLATTLLDSTAEQMISRILSQEADLGFGSDIGQKHSELATEPLFSERMALFVRDDHPLAQRVVVDAKHLESLPFIHVNPDANVWRAVSRQLSSVANIYPRVVHHVSMLSTAFGLIQAGAGVALLPRYVEVLMPGNLRAVGVTRPVLEYPVVAIRLAKHPLSPAAMAFLAMARQHMSPPKPARP is encoded by the coding sequence ATGGCAAGGTCGCCCACGGAAGATATCTCGCTGCAGCAGTTGCGGGCGCTGGCAGCCGTCGCCGAATCGGGCAGCTTCACGCTCGCGGCGGAAGCCTTGCAACTCACGCAGCCGGCCATCAGCCACCTGGTCAAGCGCATGGAAGAAGAACTCGGCCAGCCGCTGGTGGTGCGGGGCCGCCGCATCCGCCTCACGAGTGCCGGCCAGGTGATGGTCGAGACCGCCGTGCGCGCGCTGCGGCTCATCGATGAGTCTGTCGACGCCTGCCGCTCGCAATCGCAGTTGCGCGAAGGCCGCGTGGTGCTCGCGGTGGGCCATCTCACAGCGGGTGCCCTGCTTCCGCCGATGCTCGCCCGCTTTTCGCGCGAGCACCCCACGCTCGCCACCACGCTGCTCGACAGCACGGCGGAGCAAATGATCTCGCGCATCCTCTCGCAGGAGGCGGACCTGGGCTTCGGCTCCGACATTGGCCAGAAGCATTCCGAACTGGCCACCGAGCCTCTCTTTTCCGAACGCATGGCGCTGTTCGTGCGCGACGACCATCCGCTGGCGCAGCGCGTGGTGGTCGATGCCAAGCACCTGGAATCGCTGCCCTTCATCCATGTGAACCCGGACGCCAACGTGTGGCGGGCCGTGAGCCGCCAGCTCTCGAGCGTGGCCAACATCTATCCCCGGGTCGTGCACCACGTGTCCATGCTGTCGACCGCGTTCGGGCTCATCCAGGCGGGCGCGGGCGTGGCGCTGCTGCCGCGCTATGTCGAGGTGCTGATGCCGGGCAACCTGCGCGCGGTGGGCGTGACGCGGCCGGTCCTCGAGTACCCGGTCGTCGCCATCCGGCTGGCCAAGCATCCCCTGAGCCCGGCGGCGATGGCTTTTCTCGCCATGGCCAGGCAGCACATGAGTCCGCCGAAACCGGCCAGGCCATGA